The following are encoded in a window of Anopheles stephensi strain Indian chromosome X, UCI_ANSTEP_V1.0, whole genome shotgun sequence genomic DNA:
- the LOC118503408 gene encoding uncharacterized protein LOC118503408: protein MAQNVTISSLENIPIIAFNRGEARVATGMTIYVHHFEIGAIQNELQVLLKEFHSIEETQFTTIISEEFKTTYDTLGNILPSTLVRTKRWDTLGTIWKFIAGTPDANDLRLINSTLNDLITNNNAQIIINNDLTTRVKECLEKVKQSLSVFSSSTVELYALNIYINLKYLTEKLSIIVESITLAKLSITNPRLLSKKETDLIIANFKNSRYPLHTAIEALSKTTTKVAVNKNELLLMIRVPKLESRVYRKIQVYAITNRNKKVHVPNSLYLSIKSQMFTVSTLEDDIYLAENIEEDNSTCIPHLIKRQSAICDYVANPSKSEVINVNTGNIVISTDQWYILDSTCGIHGRNLTGSISISYDSCDILINKTMVSTQVIDIPGSPIHLPIFGIEVTPRNKVINLSIHYLHDLHNDLRKHMKQIKLDNNSLSWSWKWSVSSSISTPLLVLIIISVYVYLSKKKSNVKIQINAMPDTQTPQNNGTETSSTSRMMLASEFKPITMQELFRTEPQI from the coding sequence ATGGCACAAAATGTTACAATCAGTAGCCTGGAAAACATACCGATAATTGCATTCAATAGAGGAGAAGCCAGAGTAGCAACGGGAATGACAATTTACGTACATCATTTCGAAATAGGAGCCATTCAGAATGAGCTTCAGGTTTTGTTAAAAGAGTTTCATTCAATTGAAGAAACACAGTTTACAACAATAATTTCAGAAGAGTTCAAAACCACTTATGATACATTAGGAAATATTTTACCGAGTACATTGGTTAGAACGAAACGTTGGGACACACTCGGAACGATCTGGAAATTCATTGCAGGAACGCCAGACGCGAACGACCTAAGATTAATAAATTCAACgttaaatgatttaattacAAATAATAATGCACAAATAATCATCAATAATGATTTAACAACGCGAGTTAAAGAATGTTTagagaaagtgaaacaatCTTTGAGTGTTTTCAGTAGTTCGACGGTAGAACTTTACGCATTAAATATATACATTAACCTGAAATATTTAACCGAGAAGCTAAGCATTATTGTGGAAAGCATTACGTTGGCAAAATTATCTATTACTAACCCACGCCTACTAAGTAAAAAGGAAACAGATTTGATAATcgcaaattttaaaaatagcaggTATCCGTTACATACAGCCATAGAAGCTTtgtcaaaaacaacaactaagGTAGCTGTTAACAAGAACGAACTTTTATTAATGATACGCGTTCCTAAACTGGAATCAAGAGTTTATCGAAAAATACAGGTGTATGCGATTACGAATAGAAATAAGAAAGTTCATGTTCCCAATTCCCTTTACCTATCAATCAAATCCCAAATGTTCACGGTGTCAACATTAGAAGACGACATCTACCTCGCAGAAAATATTGAGGAAGACAACTCAACGTGCATCCCGCATCTGATTAAAAGGCAGTCAGCAATCTGCGATTATGTGGCAAATCCTTCGAAATCAGAGGTCATCAATGTCAACACGGGCAACATCGTGATCAGCACAGACCAATGGTACATCCTAGATTCGACATGTGGTATTCATGGGCGAAATCTTACCGGATCAATATCAATATCGTACGACTCTTGCGATATTTTgattaacaaaacaatggtTTCGACGCAAGTAATAGACATCCCCGGTTCACCGATCCATTTGCCGATATTTGGAATAGAGGTTACACCTCGCAATAAAGTGATAAACCTGAGCATCCATTATCTACACGATCTACACAACGATTTGCGAAAGCATATGAAGCAGATAAAGTTAGATAACAACAGTTTATCCTGGTCCTGGAAATGGTCTGTAAGCAGTAGCATTAGCACCCCGTTATTGGTACTGATAATAATTTCGGTGTATGTGTACCtgtcgaaaaagaaaagtaacgTCAAGATACAAATCAACGCGATGCCAGATACTCAGACTCCACAAAATAACGGAACGGAGACGTCGTCGACAAGTAGGATGATGTTAGCATCGGAGTTCAAGCCGATCACGATGCAAGAACTGTTTCGTACGGAGCCTCAAATTTAG
- the LOC118511689 gene encoding uncharacterized protein LOC118511689, which yields MSNSEKKRKSDSAALRAYKNVMKALRRNHHSGGETPTPYASQRTRPYVRFVDSDKEEEKDDWLIDDRKAIKRKKSRVSSLHGSGFGRSKSCSSLTNAPEEQRKLILEPYQPPTTSTITSICTTPVVPAPVLHEIKVILDTGETYTVHYDQKLISTTQTVEWLRNAVALQYIMKHGKDPSIKLYLSDGCDTWADSDTLQKLLKHNSPNGIIVRGKVCGRNHINLEQFYDEYCQAHNLETDVGLRTQLLLMDRAASIVLMPDFAYNIPTRPIPPQHILYMVIFVSFFQQDWLKHLDLSMNRVTDDDIATLVLYLPACRQLRILRLNGNCLTKKAVKMLCFGCTDSVDAIGAAANPNALGGGLLTELDLSHNLLSDDALVPLARLCRNLSKLQVLCISSTDITHLPKNMDIKRLQTLDVSENPLTEQFVQYLLKLLGEGFLREAHLKSLPVYCNTLKHFPTIESMFCECSIWPTVGCRMMS from the exons ATGTCTAACAGTGAAAAGAAGCGGAAGTCTGATTCTGCTGCTCTAAGGGCTTACAAGAACGTGATGAAAGCGCTGCGGAGAAATCATCACTCGGGTGGAGAAACGCCAACGCCTTATGCTTCGCAGAGAACACGACCGTACGTCCGATTTGTAGATAGTGATaaggaagaggaaaaggaCGATTGGCTGATCGATGATAGGAAAGCgataaagcgaaaaaaaagccgtgTTTCTTCACTACATGGAAGTGGATTCGGAAGAAGTAAATCCTGTTCTTCTTTAACGAATGCACCAGAGGAACAGAGAAAGCTAATCCTAGAGCCATATCAACCGCCGACGACATCAACGATTACATCAATCTGCACGACACCTGTAGTACCTGCACCAGTGCTGCATGAAATAAAGGTGATCCTCGATACGGGTGAAACATATACGGTACATTACGACCAGAAGCTGATTTCAACGACACAGACGGTTGAATGGTTACGGAATGCGGTTGCTTTGCAGTATATTAT GAAACACGGCAAAGATCCCTCAATCAAACTATACCTGTCGGATGGATGTGACACATGGGCGGATTCCGATACACTCCAGAAGCTGCTAAAACATAACTCTCCCAATGGCATCATAGTGCGAGGCAAAGTCTGCGGTAGGAATCACATTAATTTGGAACAGTTTTATGACGAGTACTGTCAGGCACACAACCTTG aaaCTGATGTCGGTTTAAGAACACAGCTCTTACTGATGGATCGAGCTGCCAGCATCGTTCTCATGCCCGACTTTGCCTATAACATTCCAACGAGGCCCATTCCACCGCAACACATACTCTACATGGTTATTTTTGTAAGCTTCTTTCAGCAGGACTGGCTGAAGCATTTGGACCTTTCAATGAATAGAGTCACGGACGATGATATTGCAACGCTTGTCCTTTATCTGCCAGCTTGTCGACAACTTCGTATCCTTCGCTTGAATGGGAATTGTCTCACAAAAAAAGCGGTTAAGATGCTTTGCTTTGGATGTACCGACTCGGTTGATGCGATCGGCGCAGCAGCAAACCCAAATGCTCTTGGAGGAGGGCTATTGACCGAGCTGGATCTAAGCCACAACTTACTGTCCGACGATGCTTTAGTTCCGCTTGCTCGGTTGTGCagaaatttatcaaaattacAAGTTTTGTGTATTAGTTCAACAGATATAACACACTTACCCAAGAACATGGACATCAAAAGATTACAGACCTTAGATGTTTCAGAAAATCCGCTAACAGAACAATTCGTTCAGTATCTTTTGAAGCTGCTTGGCGAAGGTTTCCTGCGTGAAGCACACCTTAAATCGCTTCCTGTCTATTGTAACACCCTTAAACACTTTCCCACAATCGAATCGATGTTTTGCGAATGCTCAATCTGGCCAACTGTCGGCTGTCGGATGATGAGCTAG